The genomic stretch GCTGGTGGGAAGGGTAATTATTGGATACAACTACAATATTCATCGGGCATCTCTGCATTCTTCAATAAAATCCTGAACAATGTAATACTGAAGATTTACCTTTTCTTCCACCCACTTAAGTTCTTCATTCCAATAGCCGGGACACGGATCATAGACCTCAACATTGAATGCATAGCTGATTTCAATTATTTCAGGCGAACCTGCTTGATTAAACACAAAATCAAATGCCAGGGACTGTGTTTTCAATTTCCTAACTACTTCAAAAGCAGCCGCTACTGCTCTCATATCAAATAATTCGGGCTGGTACTCTATTAAGCCACTTCCTGAAGCCCTGAAGTCACCCTTTCTGTTGTACCGCCTTATTCCGAAGCATCTATTGCCTATAATAATGAGCCTGGTATCAAAATCATTCCCCGGTAGAAAATCCTGAAAATAGAGGTAGCTTTTCTCCTTGCCAAAGACTTTTTCCATTCTGGAATCACTAAACTGACGTCCAACTCCCTTCAAAATACCGAGGAATGTCTTTTTATCTGGCTTCTGTTTGAATTTCCAGATTCGGTTCTTAAGAAGAGCCGTTTTGTCCATTTGGGAAAACCCACCACTAAAGGCTCTAGTAGCTAAGGATCTGGCCTCGTCTTTTGAATTGACCAATTTCACATTATTTGAACCATATCCGCCTCTCAACTTAAATACTTTTGGAAAGCCAGTCTCTTCAATCCACTCCAGGGCCTGTTTCTTAGTGTAAAAAACCCAAGAAGCCACCAAAGGGGCTCCTATCCCCTCCAACAGATACTTCTGTCCCACTTTATCATCATAATGCCAGCAAGTATTCGCATTGGGGTAAACTCTTTTCCCCATTGCTTCTACCGAAAAAACCAATTGCCTTGCAAATAAAAAAGCCTCGGGTGTAGCATGGTTCCAATGCCACATCAACCCGTCACTGTCGGATAGTTGGTTTAGGATATCTGAATCAAAACAATTGACAATCTTATAAGAGACATTTTGATTTTCCAAATATTCAATCCAACGATCACTAAAACTTCCTTTTTGGTGGTGAATGGCTATAAGCATTTTTATTAGTAGATATCAAGCGGTTCGGTAAAATGCAAGAAGCCCCAGAAACAGCACAAATGACCCGACAACAATAAAATGGGCTCCTTTTGAAATCTTATAATTCAAGATGGGATAACAGACTATGATTGGTGTAATAATAGATGAAATAAACCCGAAACGATAAGAATCATTGAGATTAAACGTAAGAAAATAAAATGCGGACAATGTGATATAAACTTTCAAATAGTTTAAATACACCTCATCCTTAATTTTATTACTAAAGAAAACTCCTAGGCCAATAGTAGAATAGTAAAATAGAATAATAAAAGCAGAAAAGCCACCGGACACTCTTTCTCCAGTAATATAGCCCGAAAGCCGATCCTGAGCCAAAATAAGCTCGCCAACTATAGGCAGGTGCTCTATTCCCATCCCTAAAAAAGCCAAAGCAGAACAAAGTAAAAGCCCTAGCAAGTAGATGCTTATGTGGATTCGGAGCAGAGAAAGGCCAGCAGCAACATAAAGAAGTAAAGAAGAAAAATGAAAGGAAAGCGATAATAAAGCCATCAAAAGAGCCAAAGACTTTCTCTTTTCAAAAAAAAAAGTCAAGGCCAACACCCCCATTGAGAGAGATACTGCACTTCTCACAATATTGACTCCGAGGTTTGGAAAGGCTATCAGCCCCATAAAACACAAGAGCATCAAAGATCTATTAGTCCGTGTCAACGAAAAAACAGACAAAGTTATAGGGACGACATAAAGTATAGATAAAACAATAAAATATCCTCTCATTCCAACTAAATTACCTACATAGTAGGTAAAAATATTAAAGAATGGATCTTTGGAGGAAAACGCAGTACGGGTATTCCAAGCTTCTTTAAAACCCTCTGCAAACTGTATCTGCCTGAAAGCATCAACATAGTGTTGCGTATCCGTGCCCACACTGTAATCCCTTAGACCAAAAACCAGCATCAATAAAAAAGAGACGAGTATAGCAAGCAGAAAATCATATCCCGCATCCCTTTTGTCAAGTATATCTACTTTAAAAGTATAAGGAACAACCAATAAAGCAGTAGCGAAATAAACAGGGAAATAATAAGAGAGAAACTCCTTCATCGTTAGAGTTAATCCTTCTTCGGTGTTTTAATACGTTCCAACTGTTTCTCCAAATATGCCTCTACCACATCCATATGTGATCTACACAGCAGGTAATTATACAAGTGCAGAATCTTTTTTTCACTCAAAAATGAGGGGGCTAATCCCCTTCTTCGCAGTGCGGTTAATAATCTATTGTCAAATGGTTCAAGTTTAGAGCTTACCGAAAAACTCCTCCCGGAACAAAAAGCTTCAAACTCCCGCTCCAGTGCTTTTCGGTCATTAATAATGGCATTATAATGTTTAATTCTCTCCTCAAATACTTTCTTCTCCCCAGAAGACATGCTCTTTACTTTAGGCTCCTTCGAAAACTGATTATATGGCAGCAGATCAAATTTGACATCTTGTGGAGAAAAGTCCAGAGCCACTCCAAACCCATAATTCCATTGATCATTACATCTGCCAATTTTATCAAAAATAAAGTTACCGATTCCGTAAAAAATCAAGCCTGAGCCATAGCTTTCATAGCCGCTATGGCAATGCTGGTGATGTCCAATCACCACATCCGCTCCCGCATCTACAAAAAACCGAAAATAATCCTGAAGTCTGGGGCTGGGAAGAGGATAGTGTTCGTTACCTCCATGGTAGATCAAGACCACCCAATCCACTATATTTTTTACCGACTTGATCTGGTAATACAAATTCAAGATTTCGCCGTAATTCGCTCCCCCCTGTGATCCCTTTGCCAAGGAAAACTCATGCTCAGCAGCATTTATCACTCCTATTTTAAGAGATTCCTTCTCCAAAATAAGAGGTTGCTCAGCCTGATTCTGGTCTTCTCCTCCGCCTACGGTCAAAAGACCGGCATCTCTTAGTAGTTTCAACGTACTATTCAGCCCCTCATCACCAAAATCCATGATATGATTATTGGCCAGAGACGCTATATTCAGGTTATTTTTCTTCAGAAAGTGAATTAATTCCGGTGAATTTTTCAAAACTGGACCCACTTTCTTGATAGGAAATCCCCCCCTCAATATTGGAGCTTCTAGGTTGAATACGTTGAAATCACTTGATTGAAGAATTTCACTAAAATCGGCTAGGATCCCATTCTCCTTATTTGACAGCAAATCACAGCACACACGCCCACCTTCTACTAAATCTCCAAAAACCGTAAGCTTCATTGGTTTTTAATAATACTTTTAAGAAGTGTCACAAAACTTGGAAAATCAAAAATCAACATTGGAATCATCCAAAACATATGGTAAACTTCCATGGTTCCATAAGTCTTCCTGTAGAATAAAATTATTCTGGCTTTGGAACGGCACCTCAATCTAAAATCATCTTTAATCAGCGGAAAATACTTGTTCTCAAGTAACTGTGCGCCCGTTAGCTTTTTAGAAAAATCAGTTGAAATCCTATCATTTGAAGAAATCCTTTGAAGCACCAGCTTATTGGGAACTACGGTAATAGCCCCCTTTTTTAGAATAGATATATAAAAATCCATATCCTGAAGTGCAGGAAATCGTTCATCAAATCCCCCAATGTCAAGCCCTGTTTTCCTTTTGAAAACAAACATTGAAAACCCTCCCAGGGAGTTCATGTAAAATATCTCTTTATATGAATCGTACCTGTTTTTCTTTGGAATTCTAACCTTTAATGTCCGTTGACTCTCAAAATCATAAATAGCATAAGCTGTCACTACACCCACCACATCTTCGGAAGCACTACCCAGGGACTGAACCACCTCTTCAAGTCTATGCGGAAACCATACATCATCAGAATCGAGCATGGCGATCCAATCCCCTACTGCTTCGTTCAGGCCTGTATTTCTTGCACCTTGTGCCCCTTTAACATTTCTATTTTGCAGGTACCGGATCCTTTCGTCTTTATATGAACAGACCAGCTCCTTAGTATCGTCAGTAGAATAATCATCGACAACTATTAGTTCAAAATGACTATATGACTGTTCTAGAACTGAATCAATAGCTGACTTCAAAAAAAAAGCCCTGTTAAATGTGGGAATAACAACTGAGATTAACACCCGTTCGCTTCCTTCGAAATCAGCTCCCTAATGTCTTTTACAAAAAATCTTATCGAGATAATGGCAGTTGCCACTATCCCCCCCACAATTAACCAAAGAATAATAACTAACGGTTTATTTGGGGCAGACCTTTTATGGGGAACCACTACAGGGTCAATTACTGAAAAAACCGGAGCATCTTGACTTACTTGGAACTTTGAATTCTCAAGTTGTTTGGCCATATCCAGATAATTGTTAAAGGCCAAATTATATTCTGACTCTAATCTCTCCTGCTCACTTCTTGCGAAGGAGGTGGATAAATTCTGGTTTCTATCCCTGAAATCAGCCAGCCTTGTTTGGGTTTTTTCGAATTCTTGCTTCTTCTCCACAAATCTGGCCTCTATAAATTTCAATTGCTCTTCTGCATTCCGAATCCTGTATTTTATAATTTCCCTTTGAAGGATGTTTTCCGCAGCCAAGGTCATTTCCGCAGCCATGAGAGGATATGGCATGCTGAAAGACAACTGTACATACCCCATTTTTTCATTGGGCTCAATATTCAGTTGGCCATCGAGCCTCTCAAAGTGACCTATCTCACTTGTGCTCAATCTCCCTATATATTCTTCTTTTGCACTGTCTAAATCCCCCGTGCTTTGAACTTTTTCATCCTTACCCCTGATTTTTTTCCATACCAAAAGTGGAAGGCCTACCGTGTACTTTTTAATCTTATTAAGTAGGGGTAAATCATAGTAGTTTTCGTAAAAATCCGCATACGTAACATTGATTTCGCCCTTTTCAGACAAATAAGTCAGCTTCGTATCGAGGAGTTCTCTTTTAAAACCCGTACTGCTTGCAATTTTTGGGTACAAGCCAGGGGGGATTTCTGAAAAGTTGGGAGAGCTGCCCAAGTTTACTCCTGCAATAGAGGCCAATCCACTTATCCCAGAATTCTTAGAACTTTGGGAAACTTGGGGGATAAATACTGACCTAGATGTATATTCCTCGCCCAAACTGAAGGCAACGAAGACTCCTAAAGCCAACGAACTCAACATTACGATAAGGATCAGTCTCCTTTCCTTCCATATAGAAAGGACTACTCTTGTCCAGTCGATTCTTTCTGTCTGAATTTTTTTCACAAAATCTCCTTATTCATATAATAATCATACTCCTTTTTTGACTCAACAAACTTCAGCAACTCATTTTGAAAGTCTAATAAGGTATAATCCGAATACATTTTCTTGAGCTGGGAAATATTATGGTTAGCTTCTTCCTTTGAAATAAAAACAGTTCCCATAGTTATATCCTCCAACAAATCTTCAATGTCGAAAATATGCAAGCCATTGTTTTTGAACCAATGATAATCGGAATTCTTTTGACTTAAGTAAACTTTAACTCCTCTTGACAAAGCTTCATAGATATTAGACAGAGCCATTTGTCTATAACCATTGATAACCAAAGCACTAGCATCATCATAAATCTTTTTAAACTCTTCTTTACTTAAAAAATCCTCTATTATTTTCACGTGACTTAGCTCTCTAAATTCTTTCCTAACACGAGCGGCATAATCTCCTTCCAATCCATACGAAAAAAAAAGGGTGAATTTATAATTAATAACCTTTTCAGAAGGAATCCGCTTCAAGATCTCAATTATTCCCCCGTGATTATTATATCTATTTCGGCTATTACCTAAGATTATCTCATTTCCTGTTTTGACAGTTTTCTCCCGAAAAGGCACTAACTCATGGCTACTCGCCCGGAGTGGGAGCCTGAGTAAACTGGGAAGGTTTTTAAAACGTCTTTTCAGGAATGAATACTCCTCCCTAGAAAAACAAAGGAATAAGTCGCACCTTGAAATCGCTCTATCTGATTCTTCTTTAAAATCAACACCACTCACGTATTTAGTCTTCAAATATGCTAGGTATTCCCATACTCTATCTAATCTTCCTTTAAGTGAACCCTCATTAAATCGTCTGCTCAGATCATCTTCTACCTGATCGTTCATATATCTGTACAACTCATTTCCAAAAAATCTCCATATAACCAATACGTTACGATTTAATCGATTGGCAATATAGCTCTTCTCAAAATCAAGGTTATATAATATTACTAAATCAGATTTATTCCCCAATAATATCAATTCGTTAATTGAAGAAAAGTTCTTCTTCATAACTTTAGTATCCTTTATTGTAGCCTTTACATCGCCATTTGAGAGCAAAATATTTGTATTAACAAACTGTGGGTTTAAAAATCGTTTTGAGTTTCCAACAAATTTGGCGTCCGTATGGATATGAAGTACTGAATACATAGCTATTCAAAAGACAGTGAAATAAAACTAGGGCTTTGGACTAAATCAACAGCCAATGTTGCAAACTACAGGCAACGGTTTACCACTCAATAAAAATCAAACTGTAGCAATTGGAGTGACAGGAGAACCCACAGCTCCGGTCAATCTTAATGGTGGGGCAGTCAATAGAAATCTGTAACGTCCATTTTCCTTAAGCCATTGAGCCAAGTCGGCTAGATACCATAACTCAC from Algoriphagus sp. NG3 encodes the following:
- a CDS encoding glycosyltransferase family 2 protein; the protein is MLISVVIPTFNRAFFLKSAIDSVLEQSYSHFELIVVDDYSTDDTKELVCSYKDERIRYLQNRNVKGAQGARNTGLNEAVGDWIAMLDSDDVWFPHRLEEVVQSLGSASEDVVGVVTAYAIYDFESQRTLKVRIPKKNRYDSYKEIFYMNSLGGFSMFVFKRKTGLDIGGFDERFPALQDMDFYISILKKGAITVVPNKLVLQRISSNDRISTDFSKKLTGAQLLENKYFPLIKDDFRLRCRSKARIILFYRKTYGTMEVYHMFWMIPMLIFDFPSFVTLLKSIIKNQ
- a CDS encoding CapA family protein; amino-acid sequence: MKLTVFGDLVEGGRVCCDLLSNKENGILADFSEILQSSDFNVFNLEAPILRGGFPIKKVGPVLKNSPELIHFLKKNNLNIASLANNHIMDFGDEGLNSTLKLLRDAGLLTVGGGEDQNQAEQPLILEKESLKIGVINAAEHEFSLAKGSQGGANYGEILNLYYQIKSVKNIVDWVVLIYHGGNEHYPLPSPRLQDYFRFFVDAGADVVIGHHQHCHSGYESYGSGLIFYGIGNFIFDKIGRCNDQWNYGFGVALDFSPQDVKFDLLPYNQFSKEPKVKSMSSGEKKVFEERIKHYNAIINDRKALEREFEAFCSGRSFSVSSKLEPFDNRLLTALRRRGLAPSFLSEKKILHLYNYLLCRSHMDVVEAYLEKQLERIKTPKKD
- a CDS encoding EpsG family protein; amino-acid sequence: MKEFLSYYFPVYFATALLVVPYTFKVDILDKRDAGYDFLLAILVSFLLMLVFGLRDYSVGTDTQHYVDAFRQIQFAEGFKEAWNTRTAFSSKDPFFNIFTYYVGNLVGMRGYFIVLSILYVVPITLSVFSLTRTNRSLMLLCFMGLIAFPNLGVNIVRSAVSLSMGVLALTFFFEKRKSLALLMALLSLSFHFSSLLLYVAAGLSLLRIHISIYLLGLLLCSALAFLGMGIEHLPIVGELILAQDRLSGYITGERVSGGFSAFIILFYYSTIGLGVFFSNKIKDEVYLNYLKVYITLSAFYFLTFNLNDSYRFGFISSIITPIIVCYPILNYKISKGAHFIVVGSFVLFLGLLAFYRTA
- a CDS encoding GNVR domain-containing protein, with product MKKIQTERIDWTRVVLSIWKERRLILIVMLSSLALGVFVAFSLGEEYTSRSVFIPQVSQSSKNSGISGLASIAGVNLGSSPNFSEIPPGLYPKIASSTGFKRELLDTKLTYLSEKGEINVTYADFYENYYDLPLLNKIKKYTVGLPLLVWKKIRGKDEKVQSTGDLDSAKEEYIGRLSTSEIGHFERLDGQLNIEPNEKMGYVQLSFSMPYPLMAAEMTLAAENILQREIIKYRIRNAEEQLKFIEARFVEKKQEFEKTQTRLADFRDRNQNLSTSFARSEQERLESEYNLAFNNYLDMAKQLENSKFQVSQDAPVFSVIDPVVVPHKRSAPNKPLVIILWLIVGGIVATAIISIRFFVKDIRELISKEANGC